One Halarcobacter ebronensis genomic window carries:
- the dnaA gene encoding chromosomal replication initiator protein DnaA, which yields MTSKEFLTIIKKEANPTDYKRYLKQLIYKKITSDDKLAVFEVSNRYLASWIKSKYKPLIQHCFEIYDGTKPDIEIKLAGEKKSKKEIISEKAKKEETESTILNPSYTFDSFVVGSSNQMAYNASVAVSEKPGILYNPLFIYGGTGLGKTHLLQSIGNDAIEKGKTVIYVTIEQFMNDFTFSIKNKNMEHFRSKYRKCDVLLIDDIQFLSGKEQTQEEFFHTFNELHNAKKQIVMTSDRLPSQIAGLVDRLKSRFEWGLTADIQIPGLETKIAIIEKKSELNGIHLSREIVNYIATNLDNSIREIEGVLIKLNASASLLNQEINLELAQNLLKEQIKEKKENIKLPDIISLVANELNIKPSDIKSKKRTATVANARRIVIYLARELTHNSMPDIAKFLGMKDHSSISKNIQKTNELMETDENFKLIIQNLKNKIIH from the coding sequence ATGACAAGCAAAGAGTTTTTAACTATTATTAAAAAAGAGGCAAATCCAACTGATTATAAAAGATATCTCAAACAGCTTATATATAAGAAGATAACTTCAGATGATAAGTTGGCTGTTTTTGAAGTATCTAACAGATATTTGGCTTCTTGGATAAAGAGTAAATACAAACCTTTAATTCAACACTGTTTCGAAATTTACGATGGTACCAAACCAGATATTGAAATAAAACTTGCAGGTGAAAAAAAGAGTAAAAAAGAGATTATCTCTGAAAAAGCAAAAAAAGAAGAGACAGAGAGTACAATTTTAAACCCATCATATACTTTTGACTCTTTTGTAGTTGGAAGCTCTAACCAAATGGCTTATAATGCCTCTGTTGCAGTATCTGAAAAACCAGGAATTTTATATAATCCATTATTTATTTATGGGGGAACAGGACTTGGTAAAACTCACCTTTTACAATCGATTGGTAATGATGCAATTGAAAAAGGAAAAACTGTTATATATGTAACTATTGAGCAGTTTATGAATGATTTTACCTTCTCAATCAAAAACAAAAATATGGAACACTTTAGAAGCAAATATAGAAAATGTGATGTTCTATTAATAGATGATATTCAATTTTTATCTGGAAAAGAACAGACTCAAGAGGAGTTTTTTCACACCTTTAATGAACTTCACAATGCTAAAAAACAAATTGTTATGACAAGTGATAGACTTCCATCACAAATAGCAGGACTTGTTGATAGGCTTAAATCTAGATTTGAGTGGGGATTAACAGCTGATATTCAAATCCCAGGACTTGAGACAAAAATAGCAATTATTGAGAAAAAAAGCGAACTTAATGGTATTCACCTAAGCAGAGAAATCGTAAACTATATTGCAACAAATCTTGATAACTCTATTAGGGAGATTGAAGGGGTTTTAATCAAACTAAATGCAAGTGCTTCACTACTTAATCAAGAGATTAATTTAGAACTTGCACAAAATCTTTTAAAAGAGCAAATTAAAGAAAAAAAAGAGAATATAAAACTACCTGATATTATCTCACTTGTGGCAAATGAGCTTAATATAAAACCAAGTGATATTAAATCTAAAAAAAGAACAGCGACAGTTGCAAATGCAAGAAGAATAGTAATATATCTAGCAAGAGAGTTAACACATAACTCTATGCCAGATATTGCAAAATTTTTAGGTATGAAAGATCATAGTTCAATATCTAAAAATATTCAAAAAACAAATGAGTTAATGGAAACGGATGAAAACTTTAAATTAATCATCCAAAATTTAAAAAATAAAATCATACATTAA
- the dnaN gene encoding DNA polymerase III subunit beta: MKFIITKSIFENIVSSMQPFLEKKDASSITSHIYLEVNETKLILKATDYEIGLECSIESITEAIYGKATVNGSNLLGIIKRLKDADIIIETAENNLVIKQNKSTFKLPMYDADEYPSLVLNNNLKKLEISTVNLINSIRKITPAIDNNNPKFELNGALIDIKSSKINFVATDTRRLAISNLQNISNDEAQFIIPKKAIIEIQKLFLDDATLMYDENNLIVSNSNMKFFTKLINGKFPDYERIIPSNLKYTMSVSKSMLVESIKLVTSLFSNIKISFKPHSIVFESLDEDTESKTQVDIELNIDQEFYLAVNAKYMLDFLSQTNNENVKIGFNESNLPFYLEDEKFFTIVMPIVLEK; this comes from the coding sequence ATGAAGTTCATAATTACAAAAAGCATATTTGAGAATATTGTCTCATCAATGCAACCATTTTTAGAAAAGAAAGATGCAAGTTCAATTACTTCACATATATATTTAGAAGTAAATGAAACTAAACTAATATTGAAAGCAACAGATTATGAGATAGGATTAGAGTGTTCAATAGAATCAATTACTGAAGCTATATATGGAAAAGCAACAGTTAATGGATCTAATCTATTAGGTATTATTAAAAGATTAAAAGATGCAGATATTATTATTGAAACAGCAGAAAACAATCTTGTTATTAAACAAAACAAATCAACATTTAAATTACCAATGTATGATGCAGATGAATATCCATCACTTGTTTTAAATAACAATCTAAAAAAATTAGAGATATCTACTGTTAATTTAATTAACTCTATTAGAAAAATTACACCTGCAATTGATAATAACAATCCTAAATTTGAATTAAATGGTGCATTAATAGATATTAAAAGCTCTAAAATAAACTTTGTTGCAACAGATACAAGAAGATTAGCTATTTCAAATCTACAAAATATTTCAAATGATGAAGCACAATTTATTATTCCTAAAAAAGCTATAATAGAGATTCAAAAACTTTTCTTGGATGATGCAACACTGATGTATGATGAAAACAATCTTATTGTTTCAAATTCAAATATGAAATTTTTTACAAAATTAATTAATGGAAAATTCCCAGATTATGAAAGAATAATTCCTTCAAATCTAAAATATACAATGTCTGTTTCAAAAAGTATGTTGGTTGAATCAATCAAACTTGTAACTTCATTATTTTCAAATATTAAAATTTCATTTAAACCACACTCAATTGTATTTGAATCTTTGGATGAAGATACAGAGTCTAAAACACAAGTTGATATTGAACTAAATATTGATCAAGAGTTTTATTTAGCAGTAAATGCAAAATATATGTTAGACTTTTTAAGTCAAACAAATAATGAAAATGTAAAAATTGGATTTAATGAATCAAACTTACCATTCTATTTAGAAGATGAAAAATTTTTTACAATAGTTATGCCAATAGTTTTAGAAAAATAA
- the gyrB gene encoding DNA topoisomerase (ATP-hydrolyzing) subunit B produces MSQQEYGASNIKVLKGLEAVRKRPGMYIGDTNINGLHHMVYEVVDNSIDEAMAGYCKNIKVTMTKDHWIRVEDDGRGIPTAIHEGEGISAATVVLTVLHAGGKFDKDTYKVSGGLHGVGVSVVNALSKELKMTIYREGKVHYQEFSKGIPKAPLEVIGESPRKTGTTIEFLADDSIFEVFAYEFATLAKRFKEVAYLNPFISISLEDEIKKVKEVYHFEGGIQQFVTDLNKDVAVSDAICFSDKSEDVEVDIALMYNSTYVEKTLSFVNNIRTIDGGTHEAGFKAGLTRSIVKYLNANANAREKDTKITGDDVREGLIAVVSVRVPEPQFEGQTKGKLGSSYVKPICQKLTSEQLDKYFEENPAQAKAVMEKALMAARGREAAKKARDLTRKKDAMTVGTLPGKLAECQSKDPAIRELYLVEGDSAGGSAKQGRDRVYQAILPLKGKILNVEKSRLDKILKSDEIRNMITALGCGIGEDFDEEKIRYHKIIIMTDADVDGSHIQTLLLTFFFRFLRPVVEKGYLYIAQPPLYRYKKGKNETYLKDDTALSNFLIENGAENYEFSGLGVNDLIDLFKTVSRYRGMLTQLKKRYSLIEVLKHLVENPDLVKLDQAALYEEVKNFIEAKGYNILTKTITEERIQLFVQTNEGLEELVIDDELFASAYFSEATYIYSKLIERDISMFEGRDLIDVLEDIEGIAKKGAYIQRYKGLGEMNPEQLWETTMTPEDRRLLRVKIEDAELASDTFTLFMGDEVEPRRNYIEEHAKDVEHLDV; encoded by the coding sequence ATGAGTCAACAAGAGTATGGCGCAAGTAATATTAAAGTTCTAAAAGGTTTAGAAGCCGTAAGAAAAAGACCTGGGATGTATATTGGTGATACAAACATCAATGGACTTCACCATATGGTTTATGAAGTTGTAGATAACTCTATTGATGAGGCTATGGCTGGATATTGTAAAAATATTAAAGTTACTATGACTAAAGATCACTGGATAAGAGTTGAAGATGATGGTAGGGGTATTCCAACTGCTATTCATGAAGGTGAAGGTATTTCTGCAGCAACTGTTGTTTTAACAGTATTACACGCCGGTGGAAAATTTGATAAAGATACCTATAAAGTGTCTGGTGGACTTCATGGAGTTGGTGTTTCTGTTGTAAATGCTTTATCAAAAGAACTTAAAATGACTATTTATAGAGAAGGAAAAGTTCACTATCAAGAGTTTTCAAAAGGTATTCCAAAAGCTCCTTTAGAAGTAATTGGAGAAAGTCCAAGAAAAACAGGTACAACTATTGAATTCTTAGCAGATGATTCTATATTTGAAGTATTTGCTTATGAATTTGCTACACTTGCAAAGAGATTTAAAGAGGTTGCATACTTAAATCCATTTATATCTATATCTTTAGAGGATGAGATTAAAAAAGTTAAAGAGGTTTATCATTTTGAAGGTGGTATTCAACAATTTGTTACTGATTTAAATAAAGATGTAGCAGTTTCAGATGCAATCTGTTTTAGTGATAAAAGTGAAGATGTTGAAGTAGATATTGCTTTAATGTATAACTCAACTTATGTTGAAAAAACTCTTTCATTTGTAAATAATATTAGAACTATTGATGGTGGAACTCACGAAGCTGGTTTTAAAGCAGGACTTACAAGAAGTATTGTTAAATATCTAAATGCAAATGCAAATGCAAGGGAAAAAGATACAAAAATTACAGGTGATGATGTAAGAGAAGGTCTTATTGCAGTTGTTTCAGTTAGAGTTCCTGAGCCACAATTTGAAGGTCAAACAAAAGGTAAACTTGGATCTTCTTATGTAAAACCAATTTGTCAAAAATTAACTTCTGAACAATTAGATAAATATTTTGAAGAGAACCCTGCTCAAGCTAAAGCTGTAATGGAAAAAGCATTAATGGCAGCAAGGGGTAGAGAAGCAGCTAAAAAAGCTAGAGATTTAACTAGAAAAAAAGATGCTATGACAGTTGGAACACTTCCTGGAAAACTTGCAGAGTGTCAAAGTAAAGATCCAGCTATTAGAGAACTTTATCTGGTGGAAGGGGACTCAGCAGGTGGTTCAGCAAAACAAGGTAGAGATAGGGTTTATCAAGCAATTTTACCACTAAAAGGTAAGATTTTAAATGTTGAAAAATCTAGACTTGATAAGATTTTAAAATCTGATGAGATTAGAAATATGATTACTGCACTTGGTTGCGGTATTGGTGAGGATTTTGATGAAGAGAAAATCAGATATCACAAAATCATTATTATGACCGATGCCGACGTTGATGGAAGCCACATTCAAACACTTCTTTTAACTTTCTTCTTTAGATTTTTAAGACCAGTTGTTGAAAAAGGGTATTTATATATTGCACAACCACCACTTTATAGATATAAAAAAGGTAAAAATGAGACTTATCTAAAAGATGATACAGCTCTATCAAATTTCCTAATTGAAAATGGTGCAGAGAATTATGAATTTAGTGGATTAGGTGTAAATGACCTAATTGACTTGTTTAAAACTGTTTCAAGATATAGAGGAATGTTAACTCAACTTAAAAAGAGATACTCTTTAATTGAGGTTTTAAAACATCTTGTGGAAAATCCAGATTTAGTAAAACTTGACCAAGCTGCACTTTATGAAGAGGTTAAAAACTTTATTGAGGCTAAGGGTTATAATATTTTAACTAAAACAATAACAGAAGAAAGAATTCAACTATTTGTTCAAACAAATGAAGGTTTGGAAGAGCTTGTAATTGATGATGAACTATTTGCATCTGCATATTTTAGTGAAGCAACATATATCTATTCAAAACTTATTGAAAGAGATATCTCAATGTTTGAAGGTAGAGATTTAATAGATGTTTTAGAAGATATTGAAGGTATAGCTAAAAAAGGTGCATATATCCAAAGATATAAAGGTCTTGGGGAAATGAACCCTGAACAACTTTGGGAGACTACAATGACACCTGAAGATAGAAGACTTTTAAGAGTAAAAATTGAAGATGCTGAGTTAGCAAGTGATACCTTTACTCTATTTATGGGTGATGAAGTAGAGCCTAGAAGAAACTATATAGAAGAACACGCAAAAGACGTAGAACACTTAGATGTGTAA
- a CDS encoding sulfurtransferase — protein sequence MKLFKTIFLTLLFLTQLVSSNLKNDEKIPAIVTIDWLKTNLNNPNLVLVDLREKDEYLKGHLKNAVNIPGLKSLFDEKFLMPKLDFLKELLSNAGINSNSLVVAYDNGDFIWAARFYWILQTLGHDNVALLKVAYGSLLKENFNITNDEYKPVRKEFIPRVDNKKIQTKLSTLLAIGKKTIIDGRKESHYEGKESLAKRFGHIPTALNYQCTQNYQVSKDGNSMKDLGKLEEIYKDIPKDKEIILYCDGGAEAALNYIVLQELGYKVSVYDGSWLEWGNDTEVPIVNPSK from the coding sequence ATGAAACTCTTTAAAACTATTTTTTTAACTCTTCTGTTTTTAACTCAATTAGTCTCATCTAATTTGAAAAATGATGAAAAAATTCCTGCAATTGTAACTATTGATTGGCTTAAAACAAATCTGAATAATCCAAATTTAGTCCTTGTTGATTTAAGAGAAAAAGATGAATATTTAAAAGGTCATTTAAAAAATGCAGTAAATATTCCTGGATTAAAATCACTCTTTGATGAGAAGTTTTTAATGCCAAAATTAGATTTTCTAAAAGAGCTTTTAAGTAATGCAGGTATTAATAGCAATAGTTTAGTAGTTGCTTATGATAATGGAGATTTCATTTGGGCAGCAAGATTTTATTGGATATTGCAAACTTTAGGACATGATAATGTTGCTCTTTTAAAAGTTGCCTATGGTTCTTTATTAAAAGAGAACTTTAATATTACAAATGATGAGTATAAACCTGTAAGAAAAGAGTTTATTCCAAGAGTAGATAATAAAAAGATACAGACAAAACTAAGTACCCTTTTAGCAATTGGTAAAAAGACTATTATTGATGGTAGAAAAGAGTCACACTATGAAGGTAAAGAGTCTTTAGCAAAAAGATTTGGACATATTCCAACTGCTTTAAACTATCAATGTACACAAAATTATCAAGTTTCTAAAGATGGTAATAGTATGAAAGATTTGGGCAAATTAGAAGAGATATATAAAGATATTCCAAAAGATAAAGAGATTATTCTTTATTGTGATGGTGGAGCAGAAGCGGCACTTAATTATATAGTACTGCAAGAGTTGGGTTACAAAGTATCTGTTTATGATGGCTCTTGGCTTGAGTGGGGAAATGATACTGAAGTTCCTATTGTAAATCCTTCAAAATAG
- a CDS encoding sensor histidine kinase, which produces MEYKGSIKKRLTLIIVLVTILTGFIGYSTFVYWYMTNQYNNTLKLSKSIGLVLGQDVAKLILLNDISAAADITTKLKSFSNLDSMVLYKLDGKPILQYSKDQKSFVANGLPNNYEEINSIIDSKFLTLYVDAKYEDNHLGHIEFKFTINTIYDVIKKDLQVLTIILFFMLIISYILATFFARRFTNPILKLVEFLENIQFSDSLNKRVTTSENNEFGRLYNEVNTMLKRLEKSKHELQIAAASFDTQSGMIITDKTLRILRVNKAFTNITGYSAKEAIGNTPSILKSGIHNKDFYDNMYNSLRENHYWMGEINNKHKDGRIVNELLTIHVILDNNNEVLYYVSSFLDITSQKLAEAKLKEKENLLIQKSKMASMGEMLENIAHQWRQPLSIISTTSSGLLLRKNLGFEVNINEEIEDLQKIGDTVKYLSQTIDDFRNYFKPNKDKEVFNLRTCYEKTLKLLSTKFDILNITIVENLEDVEVYGFENEFTQVIMNLLNNTKDVLMEKIEDNRLIIVTIHKEQDSVFFSIRDNGGGVPKEIMDKIFEPYFTTKGKEEGTGIGLYMSKEIVEKHMNGKLELHNKNYIHEGREYKGACFKIILPLSKSK; this is translated from the coding sequence ATGGAATATAAGGGATCAATTAAAAAAAGATTAACTTTAATAATTGTCCTTGTGACAATACTTACAGGTTTTATTGGATATAGCACCTTTGTATATTGGTATATGACAAATCAATACAATAATACCCTTAAACTATCAAAATCTATTGGATTGGTTTTAGGTCAAGATGTTGCAAAACTAATTCTTCTAAATGATATTTCAGCAGCAGCAGATATAACCACAAAATTAAAATCATTTTCAAATCTTGACTCTATGGTTTTATATAAATTAGATGGTAAACCTATTTTACAATATAGTAAAGATCAAAAAAGTTTTGTTGCAAATGGTCTTCCAAATAATTATGAGGAGATAAATTCTATTATTGATAGCAAATTTTTAACACTATATGTTGATGCAAAATATGAGGATAATCATTTAGGACATATAGAGTTTAAATTTACCATTAATACAATATATGATGTTATAAAAAAAGATTTACAAGTTTTAACTATAATTTTATTTTTTATGTTGATTATTTCATATATTTTAGCAACTTTTTTTGCAAGAAGATTTACAAATCCAATATTAAAATTAGTAGAATTTTTAGAGAATATACAGTTTTCAGACTCTTTAAATAAGAGAGTTACAACATCTGAGAATAATGAGTTTGGTAGACTTTATAATGAAGTAAATACTATGCTTAAACGTTTGGAAAAATCTAAACATGAACTACAAATAGCAGCAGCCTCTTTTGATACGCAAAGTGGAATGATAATTACAGATAAAACTTTAAGAATATTAAGGGTTAACAAGGCTTTTACAAATATTACAGGATATAGTGCAAAAGAGGCTATTGGAAATACTCCAAGCATACTTAAATCAGGAATTCACAATAAAGATTTTTATGATAATATGTATAACTCTTTAAGAGAAAATCACTACTGGATGGGTGAAATTAATAATAAACACAAAGATGGAAGAATTGTAAATGAGTTATTAACTATCCATGTAATTTTAGATAACAATAATGAAGTTTTGTATTATGTAAGTTCGTTTTTGGATATTACCTCGCAAAAACTTGCAGAAGCAAAATTGAAAGAGAAAGAGAATCTTCTAATACAAAAATCAAAAATGGCTTCAATGGGTGAAATGCTTGAAAATATTGCCCACCAATGGAGACAACCCCTTTCAATTATTTCAACTACATCAAGTGGACTTCTACTTAGAAAAAATTTAGGTTTTGAGGTAAATATAAATGAGGAGATAGAGGATTTACAAAAAATTGGTGATACGGTTAAATATCTCTCTCAAACAATAGATGACTTTAGAAACTATTTTAAACCAAATAAAGATAAAGAGGTTTTTAATCTTAGAACTTGTTATGAAAAGACACTAAAACTTTTAAGTACCAAGTTTGATATATTAAATATCACAATAGTTGAAAATCTGGAAGATGTGGAAGTTTATGGATTTGAAAATGAGTTTACTCAAGTTATTATGAATCTTTTAAACAATACAAAAGATGTTTTAATGGAAAAAATAGAAGATAATCGACTTATAATTGTAACCATTCATAAAGAGCAAGATAGTGTATTTTTTTCAATAAGAGATAATGGTGGTGGTGTTCCAAAAGAGATAATGGATAAAATATTTGAGCCTTACTTTACCACAAAAGGGAAAGAGGAGGGTACAGGAATAGGTCTTTATATGTCAAAAGAGATAGTTGAAAAACATATGAATGGAAAATTAGAGCTTCATAATAAAAATTATATCCATGAAGGTAGAGAGTATAAAGGAGCTTGTTTTAAAATAATACTTCCTTTGAGTAAATCAAAATAA
- a CDS encoding DUF3010 family protein, whose translation MNICGIELKSNQAMLVVINENGYLDLKTKKIVLENDEEQNSIREFCNQFLLFLEENAIDAIAIKKRGKKGAFAGGAVTFKMEGLIQLNPLTKVELLSSQTISSFEKRNNIEYPQSLKKYQEQAYLTALSYKDKI comes from the coding sequence GTGAATATTTGTGGAATAGAGCTAAAAAGTAATCAAGCAATGTTAGTAGTAATAAATGAAAATGGATATTTAGATTTAAAAACAAAAAAAATTGTTCTTGAAAATGATGAAGAACAAAATAGTATAAGAGAGTTTTGTAATCAATTTTTATTATTTTTAGAAGAGAATGCAATAGATGCAATTGCCATTAAAAAAAGAGGGAAAAAAGGGGCTTTTGCAGGAGGAGCAGTAACTTTTAAGATGGAAGGTTTGATTCAATTAAATCCTTTAACTAAGGTAGAGTTGCTTTCATCACAAACAATTTCCTCTTTTGAAAAGAGAAACAATATAGAATATCCACAAAGTTTAAAAAAATATCAAGAACAGGCATATTTAACCGCATTAAGTTATAAAGATAAGATATAA